The Nerophis ophidion isolate RoL-2023_Sa linkage group LG09, RoL_Noph_v1.0, whole genome shotgun sequence genome contains a region encoding:
- the spef1 gene encoding sperm flagellar protein 1 isoform X1: MERELDEEELQDFYAWIDKIPLSRPKRNITNDFSDGVMAAEVVKHFFPKLIDLHNYTPASSTQQKLSNWSLLNRKVFSKLNFHVPEKSVKKIVLRTAGVIESVLTALREKIDKKLEYNSQNVLDLGYYDTSNAESSHTDLGESEVRYLSQMASDGLSKDDKLKLEKRIQNTAQFYSNLDPPLRKILKEKEHAAMALQETVEILQMKVSKLERLVQLKDMRIEDLRQNLEKCNCMNGKQIYSNV; the protein is encoded by the exons ATGGAGCGAGAGTTAGACGAGGAAGAGCTGCAGGATTTCTACGCATGGATCGATAAAATCCCTCTCTCGAGGCCCAAAAGAAACATCACCAATGACTTCAGCGACGGAG TAATGGCAGCTGAAGTTGTTAAGCATTTCTTCCCAAAGCTGATTGACTTGCACAACTACACTCCTGCCAGCTCAACTCAACAAAAGCTCAGCAACTGGAGCCTTCTCAACAG GAAGGTGTTTTCCAAGTTGAACTTCCACGTGCCTGAGAAGTCAGTGAAGAAGATTGTACTAAGAACGGCGGGAGTGATCGAGAGCGTGCTGACCGCCCTACGTGAGAAGATAGACAAGAAGCTAGAGTACAACTCACAGAACGTACTA GATTTGGGATACTATGACACCAGCAACGCAGAGAGCAGTCACACAG ATCTTGGTGAGTCTGAGGTGAGGTATCTGTCTCAGATGGCATCTGACGGGCTGAGCAAGGATGATAAGTTGAAATTGGAAAAAAG AATACAAAACACAGCCCAGTTTTACTCCAACTTGGACCCGCCTCTGCGGAAAATTCTGAAAGAAAAAGAGCATGCGGCCATGGCTTTGCAGGAGACAGTCGAG atccTGCAGATGAAGGTGAGCAAGTTAGAGCGTCTGGTTCAGCTGAAGGACATGCGGATAGAAGATCTGAGGCAGAACCTGGAAAAGTGTAACTGTATGAATGGAAAACAAATTTATTCTAACGTGTAG
- the spef1 gene encoding sperm flagellar protein 1 isoform X2 codes for MERELDEEELQDFYAWIDKIPLSRPKRNITNDFSDGVMAAEVVKHFFPKLIDLHNYTPASSTQQKLSNWSLLNRKVFSKLNFHVPEKSVKKIVLRTAGVIESVLTALREKIDKKLEYNSQNDLGYYDTSNAESSHTDLGESEVRYLSQMASDGLSKDDKLKLEKRIQNTAQFYSNLDPPLRKILKEKEHAAMALQETVEILQMKVSKLERLVQLKDMRIEDLRQNLEKCNCMNGKQIYSNV; via the exons ATGGAGCGAGAGTTAGACGAGGAAGAGCTGCAGGATTTCTACGCATGGATCGATAAAATCCCTCTCTCGAGGCCCAAAAGAAACATCACCAATGACTTCAGCGACGGAG TAATGGCAGCTGAAGTTGTTAAGCATTTCTTCCCAAAGCTGATTGACTTGCACAACTACACTCCTGCCAGCTCAACTCAACAAAAGCTCAGCAACTGGAGCCTTCTCAACAG GAAGGTGTTTTCCAAGTTGAACTTCCACGTGCCTGAGAAGTCAGTGAAGAAGATTGTACTAAGAACGGCGGGAGTGATCGAGAGCGTGCTGACCGCCCTACGTGAGAAGATAGACAAGAAGCTAGAGTACAACTCACAGAAC GATTTGGGATACTATGACACCAGCAACGCAGAGAGCAGTCACACAG ATCTTGGTGAGTCTGAGGTGAGGTATCTGTCTCAGATGGCATCTGACGGGCTGAGCAAGGATGATAAGTTGAAATTGGAAAAAAG AATACAAAACACAGCCCAGTTTTACTCCAACTTGGACCCGCCTCTGCGGAAAATTCTGAAAGAAAAAGAGCATGCGGCCATGGCTTTGCAGGAGACAGTCGAG atccTGCAGATGAAGGTGAGCAAGTTAGAGCGTCTGGTTCAGCTGAAGGACATGCGGATAGAAGATCTGAGGCAGAACCTGGAAAAGTGTAACTGTATGAATGGAAAACAAATTTATTCTAACGTGTAG